ATTTAGCAAACCACAACGCGCCATTGAATATATCGGCCAGTTAACAAACGGCGATGCATATGTCACAACGGATGTTGGTCAACATCAAATGTGGGTGGCACAGTTTTACCCATTTAAAACACACGGGCAACTTATCACAAGTGGTGGCCTTGGCACAATGGGCTTTGGTATCCCAGCAGCTATCGGCGCTAAATTCGCCAAACCAAATGAAACAGTTGTCGCTTTTGTAGGTGACGGTGGCTTCCAAATGACTAATCAAGAAATGGCGTTACTGAATGAGTACAACTTAGATATCAAAATCGTACTCGTGAACAACGGTGTACTTGGTATGGTGAAACAATGGCAAGATAAGTTTTTTGATAAACGCTTCTCTCAATCTATTTTTAACAAGCAACCAAACTTCTTAAAAATGTCAGAAGCATATGGTGTGAAAGGCTTTTTAGTCGATCATGCAGACGACTTAGAAGCCACACTTGATGAAGCATTCAGTTATGAGGGACCGGCTTTGATTGACATTCGAATCTCTCCTACAGAACCTGTATTACCAATGGTACCAACTGGTAAAGCAAACCATGAAATGGAGGGATTAGAATGAGACGTACATTTCAATTAACCGTATTCGATAAAGCTGGTACACTCAACCGCCTAACAAGCACTTTTGTTCGTCGACAATTCAACATCGTAAACATTACAGCTGGCCCTACTTTAGAGACAGGTATCACAGAGATTACCTTTGTTGCTGAAGTACCGGATGATCGTGTTTTACGAACGATCATCCAACAATTAAAGAAACAAGTGAATACATTAACAGTTGAAGATATTACAGAAACGAATACATTTAACCTTGAGTTATTACTGATCAAACTCAATAAACCACAGAAAAATAATCAGTTTTCACAATTACTGCATGACTATGAAGCGCATGTAACGACATTAAAAGATGATGATGAAACATTATATTTACAGGCTGTTGGACCACAAGATGTCTTAGATCAGCTATTAGAAAATTTATCCGCTTTTGATATTCAACAGCTATCACGTACAGGCACTGCCGCAATCGTTTAATAATTAATCAGAAAATTAAAAATAATTTATGGAGGAATGTTTTTATGGCAAAAGTATATTATGACAATTCAGTAGAGCAAGATGTATTACAAGGGAAAAAAGTAGCAGTCGTTGGTTATGGATCACAGGGACACGCACACGCACAAAACTTAAAAGACAATGGCTATGACGTCGTAGTGGGTATCCGTCCTGGACGCTCATTCGATCAAGCAAAAGAAGATGGCTTTGATGTCTTTACCGTGGCAGAAGCTGTTAAACAAGCAGACGTCGTTATGGTGTTATTACCAGATGAAATCCAAGGTGACGTTTATGAAAATGAGATTGCGCCTAACTTAGAAACAGGTAACGCGTTAGCATTTGCACACGGCTTCAACATTCACTTTAACGTGATTCAACCACCTAGTGACGTAGATGTCTTCTTAGTTGCACCAAAGGGACCAGGTCATCTCGTACGCCGTACATTTGTTGAAGGCTCTGCTGTTCCTGCATTATTCGCAGTAGAACAAGATGCAACAGGCCAAGCACGTGACCTCGCATTAAGCTATGCCAAAGGAATCGGTGCAACACGTGCCGGTGTTTTAGAAACAACCTATAAAGAAGAAACTGAAACAGATTTATTCGGTGAACAAGCCGTATTATGTGGTGGTGTCACACGCCTTATCCAAAGTGGGTTTGAAGTTTTAACAGAAGCTGGTTACCAACCCGAAATCGCCTACTTTGAAGTCCTCCACGAGATGAAGTTAATCGTAGACCTTATGTACGAAGGAGGCCTTGAAATTATGCGTTATTCAATCTCTAACACAGCTGAATTTGGTGATTATGTTTCAGGACCACGCGTCATTACTGAAGAAACTAAAAATAATATGAAAGCTGTACTCAAAGACATCCAAGACGGTACATTCAGTGACCGCTTCATTGAAGATAACAAAAATGGATTTAAATCATTTAAAGAAATGCGCGCAGTCCAACAAGATCATCAAATCACAGAAGTCGGTCAAACATTGCGCGAAATGATGCCATTTATCAAGTCAAAAAGTATTTCTAAATAATCATTTTTAAAATAAGTGCAGGTGCTACGAGGTTGAGGTATTCATAAACGGTGACTCAACCTCACCCTACCACTTCTTTGTATAAATGCCCTGCGCTTATTATTTTAAGGAGTTGTTTACTATGTCTAGCCATATTCAAATTTTTGATACAACACTACGCGATGGAGAACAAACACCAGGTGTCAGTTTTTCGTTTGATGAACGTTTACAAATTGCATCTCAGTTAGAACAATGGGGCGTTGATGTGATAGAAGCTGGTTTTCCCGCTTCTAGTGAAGGAAGTTTTCAATCTGTTCAAGCGATTGCACGACATTTGAAACGCACCACCGTCACAGGACTTGCACGTTGCCTAAAGTCAGATATTGATGCGGTGTATGAAGCGACTAAAGATGCCGTTTCCCCTTCCATACATGTCTTTATTGCAACGAGTCCTATTCATCTCACATCGAAACTCAATATGACAGAAGCTGAAGTTTTATCCTCAATAGATGAACATGTGCGTTATGCGAAAGAACACTTTGACATTGTTCAATTCTCACCAGAAGATGCAACACGTACACCTTTACCATTTCTCATTCAAAGTGTTCAAACGGCTGTTGATGCAGGCGCAACCATTATTAACATTCCAGATACAGTCGGTTATACGTATCCTCAAGAATATGGTCAGATTTTCAAAATACTCATCCAAGAAATTAAAACATCTCAACCCATTACGTATAGTGCTCATTGTCACGATGACCTTGGTCTTGCTGTTGCGAACAGTATGGCAGCAATTGAAAATGGTGCAACACGTATTGAAGGAACGGTCAATGGTATCGGAGAACGCGCCGGCAATACCGCATTAGAAGAAGTTGCTCTTGGTCTCTATGTCCGACAAGATCATTATCACATACAGACCAACCTTAAACTAGATGCTACTAAACAAACATCAGACTTAATATCACGCTATGCTGGTTTGCGCGTCCCACGCAACAAAGCAATTGTCGGTAAGAATGCGTTTAGCCATGAATCAGGTATTCACCAGGATGGTTTCTTGAAAAACCCTGAAACTTACGAGATTATGACCCCTCAACTCGTCGGTGTTAAAAATACGGAATTGCCACTTGGTAAACTTTCTGGACGCCATGCATTCCAAGATAAGTTAAAACAACTTGGCTATGACATTGATACTGAAACACAAAAATCACTTTTCAAAGCTTTTAAAGGCATTGCTGATAAGAAAAAACATGTCACAGATCGCGATATTCATGCTTTAATTCAAGGTTCAGAACATGAAAAACACGCTGCCTATCAATTAGATGCATTGCAACTACAATTTGTATCAAAAGGACTACAAAGTGCAGTCGTTGTCTTGAAGGATCATGCAGGTCACACATATCAAGACAGTAGTATCGGTACTGGTTCTATTCTTGCTGTCTATAATGCGGTCGATCGTATTTTAGATGTAAAACCAAGCTTGATTGATTATCGCATTGATTCCTTAACAGAAGGCCGTGATGCACAGGCAGAAGTACATGTTCAACTTCAACTTGATAATAAAGAAGTCAGCGGCGTTGGTTTTGATCATGATATTTTATATGCTTCCTGCAAAGCGTATGTTGAAGCCGCATCGCAGTTAGTACCTTCACCAATTCCATCAAAAGAAGGTGAAAATGCATGACTTTTCATATTGTAAGTTTACCCGGTGATGGCATTGGACCTGAAATTATGGCAGGTACATTGGAAGTACTTGCCTCACTCTCACAAAAATTTCACTTTGACTATGAAGTGTCTGAACATTTGATGGGTGGCCGCGCGATTGACGAAACGGGATCCCCTCTCCCAGAAACAACATTAGCAGCATGTCAACAGGCTGATGCCGTGTTGCTCGCTGCGATTGGTGGCCCACAATGGCAATATCCTACTAACCGACCTGAGCATGGGTTATTACAATTACGTAAGTCACTTGAATTGTTCGCCAATATTCGTCCAACACGTGTCAGCGAACATACCGTGAACTTATCGCCTTTAAAAGCAGAAATTGTCGCTGCAACGGACTTAGTCATCGTTCGAGAATTAACAAGCGGTATTTACTTTGGGACACCGAGTCATTGGGATGAAAATGGTGCCGTTGATACATTGAATTACGCTAAAAATGAAATTGAACGTATTGTCCATGAAGCATTTAAGCTAGCACAACAACGCCGTAAAAAATTAACTTCTGTTGATAAAGAAAATGTCTTATCGTCTAGTAAGTTATGGCGACAGACTGTCGATCGCATTGCAACCCAATACCCTGATGTAACAGTGGAACATTTACTCGTCGATGCATGTAGCATGCATTTGCTGAAAAGACCAACAGACTTTGATGTGATTGTTACTGAAAATTTATTTGGCGATATTTTAAGCGATGAGGCATCTATGTTACCAGGATCACTTGGTTTATCACCTTCTGCGAGCTTTAGTGAATCAGGCCCTGCACTTTATGAACCCATCCATGGCTCAGCACCTGATATCGCAGGACAAAATAAAGCAAATCCATTCGGTATGTTACTGTCACTCGCTATGTGCCTAAGAATGTCAGTACATCGTGACGATATGGCAACATGGCTAGAAAATGCAGTCGATCACCTGATTGCTCACAAAATAACCACGCCTGATCTTGGCGGTCAATCAACAACAAACGAGATTTTTGAGGTATTACAATCTCATATCAAGGAGGCATAAACTATGGGACGTACATTATTTGAAAAAATTTGGGACCATCACGTCATTACTGGACAACCTGGAGAACCCCAATTGTTATATATTGATTTACACCTAATTCATGAGGTGACATCACCACAAGCGTTTGAAGGATTGCGACTCCAAAATCGTCCATTAAGAAGGCCTGACCTTACTTTCGGTACACTCGATCACAACGTCCCAACAGTAGATATTTTCAATATTAAAGATGATATTGCGAACAAACAAATACAAGCATTACAAAAAAACTGCGAGGACTTTAACGTCCAACTCTTTGATATGGGATCAGATGAACAAGGGATCGTTCACATGGTCGGACCTGAAACTGGATTAACACAGCCTGGTAAAACGATTGTTTGTGGGGATTCACATACTGCTACTCACGGCGCATTTGGCGCAATTGCGTTTGGGATTGGTACAAGTGAAGTTGAACACGTCTTTGCGACACAAACTCTTTGGCAAACAAAACCTAAAAATTTAAAAATTGAAATTAACGGTACTTTGCCACAAGGTGTATATGCAAAAGATATTATCTTACATCTCATCAATCAACATGGCGTGAACTTCGGAACAGGTTATGCACTGGAATTTACAGGAGACACCATTGAACAGTTATCCATGGAAGGTCGTATGACCATTTGTAATATGGCCATTGAAGCAGGTGCCAAATATGGCTTAATGCGTCCAGATGCTAAGACCCTTGCTTATCTAGAAGGTCGACCATATGCACAGCATCTCGATAAACAACAAGCCTATTGGGCAACGTTATACAGTGATGAAGATGCTGTTTTCGATAAAGTCATTACATTGGATGTCACGGATCTTGAACCACAAGTTACATGGGGGACAAGTCCTGAAATGGGTGTCAACTTCTCTACACCATTTCCAAATATTGAGAATACAAATGACGCCCGTGCTTATGACTATATGGGACTTCAACCAGGACAAACAGCAGCTGATATTCCACTAGGTTACGTCTTCCTTGGCTCATGTACCAATGCACGCCTTTCAGATTTAATTGAAGCAAGTAAATTTGTTAAGGGCCAACGAGTACATGACAATATTACAGCCATCGTCGTTCCGGGATCTAGACAAGTTAAAAAACAAGCAGAAGCATTAGGCTTGGATACTATTTTTAAAGAAGCTGGATTTGAATGGCGTGAACCAGGTTGTAGTATGTGTCTTGGTATGAACCCTGATCAAGTGCCAGCAGGTGTTCATTGTGCATCAACAAGTAATCGTAACTTTGAAGGACGACAGGGTAAAGGTTCTCGAACGCATCTTGTCTCCCCTGCCATGGCAGCCGCAGCAGCCATTCATGGTCACTTTGTAGATGTTAGAAAGGTAGGTCTTGCCTAATGGAAATTAAACCAATTCAAAAATATACAGGAAAAGTGGTCTCATTATTTCATAACAATATTGATACAGACCAAATCATTCCTAAAGTACATCTTAAACGTATTTCAAAAACAGGTTTCGGCCCTTTTCTATTTGATGAATGGCGCTACTTAGAGGATGGTTCAGATAACCCAGAATTTGCATTAAATCAACCAGAAGCACAAGGGGCAAGTATTTTAGTAACTGGTGAAAACTTTGGCTGTGGTTCTAGTCGTGAACACGCAGCATGGGCTTTAAAAGATTATGGCTTTCAAGTCATTATTGCAGGAAGTTTCAGTGATATTTTTTACATGAATTGTACAAAAAATGCCCTTCTTCCAATTGCCCTTGATAAAGAGAGCCGAGAACAATTAGCAAAAGAACAAACGATTACCATTGATTTACCGAAACAACAAATTAATACATCACATGGTACATGCCATTTCGACATTGATGAAACCTGGAAACACAAATTGGTAAATGGACTGGATGACATTGCCATGACTTTACAATATGAATCACAAATCTCAGAATACGAGCAACAACATTAAGGAGTGAAAACAATGACTGTCCAAACACAAACTGTCACTGCGAAAGATGTAGAAGATGCATTTTTACGCATAAATGAAACAGTAAAACAAACCCCTTTAGAGAAGGATCATTATCTATCAATGAAATACGACTGCAACGTCTACTTAAAACGCGAGGACTTGCAATGGGTGCGTTCTTTCAAACTAAGAGGTGCCTACAATGCTATTTCTGTCTTACCAAAGGAACAACAAAATAAAGGTATTACATGCGCAAGTGCAGGTAACCATGCACAAGGAGTAGCTTTTACTGCACTTCAACTAAATTTGAATGCCGTTATTTTCATGCCAATTACAACACCTAATCAAAAAGTAAGTCAGGTGCAGTTCTTCGGTGGTGATAACGTAGAAATTCAGCTCGTTGGCGATACATTTGACGATTGCTTAAAAGAGGCTCTTTCATATACGAATGAACATGACATGACGTTTATTGATCCATTTAACAACATCTATACCATCGCAGGTCAAGGAACAATCGCAAAAGAAATATTACAAGTTGCAGAAACAGAAAACATTTCATTTGACTATGCCTTTGGTGCAATTGGTGGTGGCGGTTTGATGTCTGGTGTCGCAACTTATTTTGCACAGAACAGTCCAAAGACACAACTTATTGGTGTTGAACCATTAGGCGCAAGTAGTATGTATGAAGCAGTTCAACAACAACAAGTCGTGACATTGCCTAATATCGATAAATTTGTCGATGGTGCCTCAGTTGCTCGTGTAGGTGATATTACATTTAATATTTGTAATCAGCTCTTACATGATTACGTACAAGTCGATGAAGGCGCTGTATGCTCCACAATCCTTGATATGTATTCTAAACAAGCCATTGTCGCAGAACCAGCAGGCGCATTAAGTATCAGTGCATTAGAACAATACCGTGAACAAATTAAAGGAAAAAATGTTGTTTGCATCATCAGTGGTGGTAACAATGATATCAACCGTATGAAGGAAATTGAAGAACGTTCATTACTTTATGAAGAAATGAAGCACTATTTCATCCTCAACTTCCCACAACGCCCAGGTGCCTTACGTCAATTCGTAAACGACGTCTTAGGACCACAAGATGATATCACAAAGTTTGAGTACTTGAAAAAGAGCTCTCAAAATACAGGTACTGTTATCATCGGTATTCAATTAAAAAATCACGAAGATCTTCAGCAACTGATTCATAATGTAAATGGCTTTGACCCTAAAAACATTTATATCAATGAAAATAAAATGTTGTATTCACTGTTGATTTAAGAAGAAAAGAGAGAGGGACTATGTACGTTCAAATACATAGTCCCTCTCTCTTATTTTTAGGTTCATCTTTTATCATATATACACTTACTATGTCTTCTGCTGTCTTCTCAGCCTTCGTTGTTACTACTTATCTCACTACATCGTTTACTATACATAGAACTGGAACAAGATTGCCTTTGTTTGGTTAACCAGACTCGTCCATAGCAAAAGTGTTTGTACCCGATTCCTTCACGTTCTACTTCTCAATTGATCCCTTTGCTTTCTCTAACAGCTCTCCTACTACCAGGCCTGTAACGGGACTTCACTGTGTCGGGAGCATTAAATAGGGCAAAACAGTATCGCATATCATTCCACCACAAAAGTGAGCACAAAAAAAGAGAAGTCATATTGACCTCTCTTCGTAAATTACCTGGCACCTTCCTACTCTAGCGGAACGTCAGTTCAACTACCATCGGCGCTAAAGAGCTTAACTTCTGTGTTCGGCATGGGAACAGGTGTGACCTCTTTGCCATTGGCACCAGATAAAATGAATGTTATACATTCAAAACTAGATAGTAAGTATATCAGTTACACAAACAAAACCTTGTGAAAAAATTTGATTAAGTCTTCGATCGATTAGTATTCGTCAGCTCCACGTATCACTACGCTTCCACCTCGAACCTATTAACCTCATCATCTTTGAGGGATCTTATAACCGAAGTTGGGAAATCTCATCTCGAGGGGGGCTTCATGCTTAGATGCTTTCAGCACTTATCCCGTCCATACATAGCTACCCAGCTATGCCGCTGGCGCGACAACTGGTACACCAGAGGTATGTCCATCCCGGTCCTCTCGTACTAAGGACAGCGCCTCTCAAATTTCCTACGCCCACGACGGATAGGGACCGAACTGTCTCACGACGTTCTGAACCCAGCTCGCGTACCGCTTTAATGGGCGAACAGCCCAACCCTTGGGACCGACTACAGCCCCAGGATGCGATGAGCCGACATCGAGGTGCCAAACCTCCCCGTCGATGTGAACTCTTGGGGGAGATAAGCCTGTTATCCCCGGGGTAGCTTTTATCCGTTGAGCGATGGCCCTTCCATGCGGAACCACCGGATCACTAAGTCCGTCTTTCGACCCTGCTCGACTTGTAGGTCTCGCAGTCAAGCTCCCTTATGCCTTTACACTCTTTGAATGATTTCCAACCATTCTGAGGGAACCTTTGAGCGCCTCCGTTACTCTTTAGGAGGCGACCGCCCCAGTCAAACTGCCCGCCTGACACTGTCTCCCAGCACGCTAAGTGCTGCGGGTTAGAAATCCAATACAATTAGGGTAGTATCCCACCAATGCCTCCACGTAAGCTAGCGCTCACGCTTCTAAGGCTCCTACCTATCCTGTACAAACTGTACCGAATTTCAATATCAGGCTACAGTAAAGCTCCACGGGGTCTTTCCGTCCTGTCGCGGGTAACCGGCATCTTCACCGGTACTATGATTTCACCGAGTCTCTCGTTGAGACAGTGCCCAAATCGTTACGCCTTTCGTGCGGGTCGGAACTTACCCGACAAGGAATTTCGCTACCTTAGGACCGTTATAGTTACGGCCGCCGTTTACTGGGGCTTCGATTCGTAGCTTCGCAGAAGCTAACCACTCCTCTTAACCTTCCAGCACCGGGCAGGCGTCAGCCCCTATACGTCACCTTACGGTTTAGCAGAGACCTGTGTTTTTGATAAACAGTCGCTTGGGCCTATTCACTGCGGCTCTTCAGAGCGTGAACCCTAAAGAGCACCCCTTCTCCCGAAGTTACGGGGTCATTTTGCCGAGTTCCTTAACGAGAGTTCGCTCGCTCACCTTAGAATTCTCATCTTGACTACCTGTGTCGGTTTGCGGTACGGGCACCTATTTTCTAGCTAGAGGCTTTTCTCGGCAGTGTGAAATCAACGACTCGAAGAAACGTATTTCTTCTCCCCATCACAGCTCAATCTTAACGAGTGCCGGATTTGCCTAACACTCAATCTCACTGCTTAGACGTGCACTCCAACAGCACGCTTCGCCTATCCTACTGCGTCCCCCCATCGCTTAAAACGAATTTAGGTGGTACAGGAATATCAACCTGTTATCCATCGCCTACGCCTTTCGGCCTCAGCTTAGGACCCGACTAACCCAGAGCGGACGAGCCTTCCTCTGGAAACCTTAGTCAATCGGTGGACGGGATTCTCACCCGTCTTTCGCTACTCACACCGGCATTCTCACTTCTAAGCGCTCCACATGTCCTTGCGATCATGCTTCAACGCCCTTAGAACGCTCTCCTACCATTGTCCTACGGACAATCCACAGCTTCGGTAATATGTTTAGCCCCGGTACATTTTCGGCGCAGTGTCACTCGACTAGTGAGCTATTACGCACTCTTTAAATGATGGCTGCTTCTAAGCCAACATCCTAGTTGTCTGGGCAACGCCACATCCTTTTCCACTTAACATATATTTTGGGACCTTAGCTGGTGGTCTGGGCTGTTTCCCTTTCGAATATGGACCTTATCACCCACATTCTGACTCCCAAGTTAAATTATTTGGCATTCGGAGTTTGTCTGAATTCGGTAACCCGAGAGGGGCCCCTCGTCCAAACAGTGCTCTACCTCCAATAATCATCACTTGAGGCTAGCCCTAAAGCTATTTCGGAGAGAACCAGCTATCTCCAAGTTCGATTGGAATTTCTCCGCTACCCTCAGTTCATCCGCTCACTTTTCAACGTAAGTCGGTTCGGTCCTCCATTCAGTGTTACCTGAACTTCAACCTGACCAAGGGTAGATCACCTGGTTTCGGGTATACGACCAAATACTCATTCGCCCTATTCAGACTCGCTTTCGCTACGGCTCCACATTTTCTGCTTAACCTTGCATCAGATCGTAACTCGCCGGTTCATTCTACAAAAGGCACGCCATCACCCATTAACGGGCTCTGACTACTTGTAAGCACACGGTTTCAAGTTCTCTTTCACTCCCCTTCCGGGGTACTTTTCACCTTTCCCTCACGGTACTGGTTCACTATCGGTCACTAGAGAGTATTTAGCCTTAGGAGATGGTCCTCCCAGATTCCGACGGAATTTCACGTGCTCCGCCGTACTCAGGATCCACTCAAGAGAGGTCACGTTTTCGACTACAGGATTATTACCTTCTATGATTAACCTTTCCAGATTATTCGTCTAACATGTCCTTTTGTAACTCCGTATAGAGTGTCCTACAACACCAACAAGCAAGCTTGTTGGTTTGGGCTCTTCCCGTTTCGCTCGCCGCTACTCAGGGAATCGATTTTTCTTTCTCTTCCTCCGGGTACTAAGATGTTTCAGTTCTCCGGGTCTGCCTTCTTACATGCTATGTATTCACATGTAGATAACACGACATAACTCGTGCTGGGTTTCCCCATTTGGAAATCTCTGGATTACAGCTTACTTACAGCTCCCCAAAGCATATCGTCGTTAGTAACGTCCTTCTTCGGCTTCTAGTGCCAAGGTATTCACCGTGCGCCCTTAATAACTTAATCTATAGTTATTAATTATGTGAGTCGTCATTTGACGACTAGCGATAATTTTTAGTTTCAAGCTTTCGCTATTCACTCGGTTTTTGCTTGGTAAAATCTTTTATACTTACTTATCTAGTTTTCAATGTACAAGTCATTAAATTGGCAAGCCTTTTCATTCTGCTTCATTTCTTTCTTCACTTGCTCAGTTACGCTAAGTAATCTTCGCTGCGTTCATCAAGAAATTCATAGACTGATAAATGCTTTCAATTTAATTTTTAATTATAAGTTGAATCCTCAATAATGAGCATTCAAAACTGAATACAATATGTCACGTTAATCCGCTTATCACCTAAAGGTGATATTCCGTATATTATCCTTAGAAAGGAGGTGATCCAGCCGCACCTTCCGATACGGCTACCTTGTTACGACTTCACCCCAATCATTTGTCCCACCTTCGACGGCTAGCTCCAAATGGTTACTCCACCAGCTTCGGGTGTTACAAACTCTCGTGGTGTGACGGGCGGTGTGTACAAGACCCGGGAACGTATTCACCGTAGCATGCTGATCTACGATTACTAGCGATTCCAGCTTCATGTAGTCGAGTTGCAGACTACAATCCGAACTGAGAACATCTTTA
This region of Staphylococcus sp. IVB6240 genomic DNA includes:
- the ilvN gene encoding acetolactate synthase small subunit, which encodes MRRTFQLTVFDKAGTLNRLTSTFVRRQFNIVNITAGPTLETGITEITFVAEVPDDRVLRTIIQQLKKQVNTLTVEDITETNTFNLELLLIKLNKPQKNNQFSQLLHDYEAHVTTLKDDDETLYLQAVGPQDVLDQLLENLSAFDIQQLSRTGTAAIV
- the ilvC gene encoding ketol-acid reductoisomerase — translated: MKNNLWRNVFMAKVYYDNSVEQDVLQGKKVAVVGYGSQGHAHAQNLKDNGYDVVVGIRPGRSFDQAKEDGFDVFTVAEAVKQADVVMVLLPDEIQGDVYENEIAPNLETGNALAFAHGFNIHFNVIQPPSDVDVFLVAPKGPGHLVRRTFVEGSAVPALFAVEQDATGQARDLALSYAKGIGATRAGVLETTYKEETETDLFGEQAVLCGGVTRLIQSGFEVLTEAGYQPEIAYFEVLHEMKLIVDLMYEGGLEIMRYSISNTAEFGDYVSGPRVITEETKNNMKAVLKDIQDGTFSDRFIEDNKNGFKSFKEMRAVQQDHQITEVGQTLREMMPFIKSKSISK
- a CDS encoding 2-isopropylmalate synthase, with amino-acid sequence MSSHIQIFDTTLRDGEQTPGVSFSFDERLQIASQLEQWGVDVIEAGFPASSEGSFQSVQAIARHLKRTTVTGLARCLKSDIDAVYEATKDAVSPSIHVFIATSPIHLTSKLNMTEAEVLSSIDEHVRYAKEHFDIVQFSPEDATRTPLPFLIQSVQTAVDAGATIINIPDTVGYTYPQEYGQIFKILIQEIKTSQPITYSAHCHDDLGLAVANSMAAIENGATRIEGTVNGIGERAGNTALEEVALGLYVRQDHYHIQTNLKLDATKQTSDLISRYAGLRVPRNKAIVGKNAFSHESGIHQDGFLKNPETYEIMTPQLVGVKNTELPLGKLSGRHAFQDKLKQLGYDIDTETQKSLFKAFKGIADKKKHVTDRDIHALIQGSEHEKHAAYQLDALQLQFVSKGLQSAVVVLKDHAGHTYQDSSIGTGSILAVYNAVDRILDVKPSLIDYRIDSLTEGRDAQAEVHVQLQLDNKEVSGVGFDHDILYASCKAYVEAASQLVPSPIPSKEGENA
- the leuB gene encoding 3-isopropylmalate dehydrogenase, whose amino-acid sequence is MTFHIVSLPGDGIGPEIMAGTLEVLASLSQKFHFDYEVSEHLMGGRAIDETGSPLPETTLAACQQADAVLLAAIGGPQWQYPTNRPEHGLLQLRKSLELFANIRPTRVSEHTVNLSPLKAEIVAATDLVIVRELTSGIYFGTPSHWDENGAVDTLNYAKNEIERIVHEAFKLAQQRRKKLTSVDKENVLSSSKLWRQTVDRIATQYPDVTVEHLLVDACSMHLLKRPTDFDVIVTENLFGDILSDEASMLPGSLGLSPSASFSESGPALYEPIHGSAPDIAGQNKANPFGMLLSLAMCLRMSVHRDDMATWLENAVDHLIAHKITTPDLGGQSTTNEIFEVLQSHIKEA
- the leuC gene encoding 3-isopropylmalate dehydratase large subunit, whose translation is MGRTLFEKIWDHHVITGQPGEPQLLYIDLHLIHEVTSPQAFEGLRLQNRPLRRPDLTFGTLDHNVPTVDIFNIKDDIANKQIQALQKNCEDFNVQLFDMGSDEQGIVHMVGPETGLTQPGKTIVCGDSHTATHGAFGAIAFGIGTSEVEHVFATQTLWQTKPKNLKIEINGTLPQGVYAKDIILHLINQHGVNFGTGYALEFTGDTIEQLSMEGRMTICNMAIEAGAKYGLMRPDAKTLAYLEGRPYAQHLDKQQAYWATLYSDEDAVFDKVITLDVTDLEPQVTWGTSPEMGVNFSTPFPNIENTNDARAYDYMGLQPGQTAADIPLGYVFLGSCTNARLSDLIEASKFVKGQRVHDNITAIVVPGSRQVKKQAEALGLDTIFKEAGFEWREPGCSMCLGMNPDQVPAGVHCASTSNRNFEGRQGKGSRTHLVSPAMAAAAAIHGHFVDVRKVGLA
- the leuD gene encoding 3-isopropylmalate dehydratase small subunit → MEIKPIQKYTGKVVSLFHNNIDTDQIIPKVHLKRISKTGFGPFLFDEWRYLEDGSDNPEFALNQPEAQGASILVTGENFGCGSSREHAAWALKDYGFQVIIAGSFSDIFYMNCTKNALLPIALDKESREQLAKEQTITIDLPKQQINTSHGTCHFDIDETWKHKLVNGLDDIAMTLQYESQISEYEQQH
- the ilvA gene encoding threonine ammonia-lyase IlvA, translating into MTVQTQTVTAKDVEDAFLRINETVKQTPLEKDHYLSMKYDCNVYLKREDLQWVRSFKLRGAYNAISVLPKEQQNKGITCASAGNHAQGVAFTALQLNLNAVIFMPITTPNQKVSQVQFFGGDNVEIQLVGDTFDDCLKEALSYTNEHDMTFIDPFNNIYTIAGQGTIAKEILQVAETENISFDYAFGAIGGGGLMSGVATYFAQNSPKTQLIGVEPLGASSMYEAVQQQQVVTLPNIDKFVDGASVARVGDITFNICNQLLHDYVQVDEGAVCSTILDMYSKQAIVAEPAGALSISALEQYREQIKGKNVVCIISGGNNDINRMKEIEERSLLYEEMKHYFILNFPQRPGALRQFVNDVLGPQDDITKFEYLKKSSQNTGTVIIGIQLKNHEDLQQLIHNVNGFDPKNIYINENKMLYSLLI